A window from Synechococcus sp. RSCCF101 encodes these proteins:
- the msrA gene encoding peptide-methionine (S)-S-oxide reductase MsrA: MPVRSSRASAPFLVAALLWAGSLLMPAAAWAATETAILAGGCFWCLESDLEKLPAVSEVVSGYSGGTVEAPTYRQVSAGGTGHQEVVRVTFDPDQLSYGDLLRAYWRNVDPFDGSGQFCDRGGSYRPVIFTADERQARTARASLDAAARELGRSPEAIQVEIRPAAAFWPAEDYHQDYASKEPVKYRYYRLACRRDQRLRRVWGDKARKGGPWSVPADAATP; this comes from the coding sequence ATGCCTGTCCGCTCCTCCCGTGCCTCAGCCCCGTTCCTGGTGGCGGCGCTCCTCTGGGCCGGCAGCCTTCTGATGCCGGCGGCGGCCTGGGCGGCCACGGAAACGGCAATCCTGGCCGGCGGCTGCTTCTGGTGCCTGGAGAGCGACCTCGAGAAGCTGCCGGCGGTGAGCGAGGTGGTGAGCGGCTACAGCGGCGGCACGGTGGAGGCACCCACCTACCGGCAGGTCTCGGCAGGCGGCACGGGGCACCAGGAGGTGGTGCGGGTCACGTTCGATCCCGACCAGCTCAGTTACGGCGATCTGCTGCGGGCCTACTGGCGCAACGTGGATCCCTTCGACGGATCGGGCCAGTTCTGCGATCGCGGCGGCTCCTACCGGCCGGTGATCTTCACGGCTGACGAGCGCCAGGCCCGCACGGCCCGGGCCAGCCTGGATGCAGCGGCGCGTGAGCTGGGCCGCTCTCCCGAGGCGATCCAGGTGGAGATCCGGCCGGCGGCCGCGTTCTGGCCGGCGGAGGACTACCACCAGGACTACGCCAGCAAGGAGCCGGTGAAATACCGCTATTACCGGCTCGCCTGCCGGCGTGACCAGCGCCTGCGCCGTGTGTGGGGTGACAAGGCCCGCAAGGGTGGCCCCTGGAGCGTGCCTGCCGATGCCGCGACTCCCTGA
- the lpxA gene encoding acyl-ACP--UDP-N-acetylglucosamine O-acyltransferase → MTPSALQTRVHPTAIVDPRAQLGVGVEIGPYAIIGPEVSLGDGSSIGPHVVIEGRVTMGSRNRVFPGACIGLEPQDLKYSGAPTEVVMGDDNSIRECVTINRATHEGERTQLGSGNLLMAYSHLGHNCLLGDRVVIANSVAVAGHVHIDDRAVIGGVLGIHQFVHIGRLAMVGGMSRIDRDVPPFSIVEGHPGRVRGLNRIGLRRSGLAQADGGAQMRQLQQVWTLLYKGDRVLADALREARELDLLPPAAHLCEFLEASIGPGRRGPLPPPVAQSR, encoded by the coding sequence ATGACTCCGTCGGCCCTGCAGACCCGGGTTCACCCCACCGCCATCGTTGATCCCCGCGCCCAGCTGGGGGTTGGGGTGGAGATCGGGCCCTACGCGATCATCGGCCCGGAAGTGAGCCTCGGCGATGGCTCTTCCATCGGTCCGCATGTGGTGATCGAGGGTCGGGTCACCATGGGCAGCCGCAACCGGGTGTTCCCCGGTGCCTGCATCGGCCTGGAGCCGCAGGATCTCAAATACAGCGGTGCGCCCACCGAGGTGGTGATGGGTGATGACAACAGCATCCGTGAGTGCGTGACCATCAACCGGGCCACCCATGAGGGGGAGCGCACCCAGCTGGGCAGCGGCAACCTGCTGATGGCCTACAGCCACCTCGGTCACAACTGCCTGCTCGGCGACCGGGTGGTTATCGCCAACAGCGTGGCCGTGGCGGGCCACGTGCACATCGACGACCGGGCCGTGATCGGTGGTGTGCTGGGCATCCACCAGTTCGTTCACATCGGCCGGCTGGCCATGGTGGGCGGGATGAGTCGCATCGACCGCGACGTGCCGCCCTTCTCGATCGTGGAGGGGCACCCCGGGCGTGTGCGGGGTCTCAACCGCATCGGCCTGCGGCGCAGCGGTCTGGCCCAGGCGGATGGCGGCGCCCAGATGCGTCAGCTGCAGCAGGTCTGGACCCTGCTCTACAAGGGCGACCGGGTGCTGGCCGATGCGCTGCGGGAGGCCCGCGAGCTGGATCTGCTGCCGCCGGCGGCCCATCTGTGCGAGTTCCTCGAGGCCTCGATCGGCCCCGGCCGGCGCGGTCCCCTCCCGCCGCCGGTGGCCCAGAGCCGCTGA
- the lpxB gene encoding lipid-A-disaccharide synthase translates to MVRLLISTGEVSGDLQGSLLIQALHRRAAARGVELEVHALGGPRMERAGATLLADTAPMGAIGLWEALPLVLPTLKLQRRVDAWLRRTPPDGVVMIDYMGANVSLGRRLRRRHPDLPILYYIAPQEWAFRLGEGGTTRLLGFTDLILAVFPEEARFYAERGASVSWVGHPLLDTVRDGPDRQQARRELGLADDERLLLLLPASRQQELAYLMPAMAEAAARLQARHPKLRVILSASMERFEAPLQRMIGAAGLRARMIGADQADAMKPVLFAAADLALTKSGTVNLELALRDVPQVVGYRLSRITAFVARWLLRFNVAHISPVNLLLHERLLPELLQDEYTVERLVDEAERLLNDGLPRQQVLDGYARLRGVLGDPGVTDRAADAVLDRLVPAARATLPA, encoded by the coding sequence ATGGTGCGGCTGCTGATCAGCACCGGCGAGGTCTCCGGTGATCTCCAGGGCAGCCTTCTGATCCAGGCCCTGCACCGGCGCGCAGCAGCCCGCGGCGTGGAGCTCGAGGTTCATGCCCTCGGAGGGCCGCGGATGGAACGGGCCGGCGCCACCCTCCTGGCGGACACCGCGCCGATGGGCGCCATCGGGCTCTGGGAGGCGCTGCCCCTGGTGCTGCCCACCCTGAAGCTGCAGCGGCGTGTGGATGCCTGGCTGCGCCGGACCCCGCCCGACGGGGTGGTGATGATCGATTACATGGGCGCCAACGTGAGCCTCGGCCGCAGACTGAGGCGCCGGCATCCCGACCTGCCGATCCTGTACTACATCGCGCCGCAGGAGTGGGCCTTCCGCCTCGGTGAGGGCGGCACCACGCGGCTGCTCGGCTTCACCGACCTGATCCTGGCGGTGTTCCCCGAGGAGGCCCGCTTCTATGCCGAGCGCGGGGCGTCCGTGTCCTGGGTCGGCCATCCCCTGCTCGACACCGTCCGCGACGGCCCCGACCGGCAGCAGGCCCGTCGGGAGCTGGGCCTGGCGGACGATGAACGCCTGCTCCTGCTCCTGCCGGCTTCGCGCCAGCAGGAGCTGGCCTACCTGATGCCGGCCATGGCCGAGGCCGCCGCCAGGCTCCAGGCCCGGCACCCGAAGCTTCGGGTGATCCTCTCGGCCAGCATGGAGCGCTTCGAAGCCCCCCTGCAGCGCATGATCGGCGCCGCCGGGCTCAGGGCACGCATGATCGGGGCCGATCAGGCCGATGCCATGAAGCCGGTGCTGTTCGCGGCCGCCGATCTGGCGCTGACCAAATCCGGCACGGTGAACCTGGAGCTGGCTCTGCGGGATGTACCCCAGGTGGTGGGCTACCGGCTGAGCCGGATCACGGCCTTCGTGGCCCGCTGGCTGCTGCGCTTCAACGTGGCGCACATCTCACCGGTGAACCTGCTGCTGCACGAACGGCTGCTGCCGGAGCTGCTGCAGGACGAGTACACCGTGGAGCGGCTGGTGGATGAGGCCGAACGCCTGCTGAACGACGGGCTGCCCCGACAGCAGGTTCTGGACGGGTATGCGCGCCTTCGAGGCGTGCTCGGCGATCCGGGCGTGACGGACCGGGCCGCCGATGCCGTTCTCGATCGCCTCGTGCCCGCAGCCAGGGCCACCCTGCCGGCCTGA
- the fabZ gene encoding 3-hydroxyacyl-ACP dehydratase FabZ: protein MTAPSTTPCLLSSEAIQGLLPHRYPFALVDRVIAHEPGKRAVALKNVTVNEPQFQGHFPGRPLMPGVLIVEAMAQVGGLIVTQMPDLPKGLFVFAGIDGVRFRHPVVPGDQLLITCELLSLKRRRFGKVKAEATVEDKLVCSGELMFSLVD, encoded by the coding sequence GTGACCGCGCCGTCCACCACCCCCTGCCTGCTCTCGAGTGAAGCGATCCAGGGCCTGCTGCCCCATCGCTACCCCTTCGCCCTGGTGGACCGGGTGATCGCCCACGAGCCCGGCAAGCGGGCCGTGGCGCTCAAGAACGTGACCGTGAATGAGCCCCAGTTCCAGGGGCATTTCCCCGGCCGCCCCCTGATGCCGGGGGTCCTGATCGTGGAGGCGATGGCCCAGGTGGGGGGGCTGATCGTCACCCAGATGCCTGATCTGCCCAAGGGCCTGTTCGTGTTCGCCGGGATCGACGGGGTGCGCTTCCGCCATCCGGTGGTGCCGGGTGATCAGTTGCTGATCACCTGTGAGCTGCTCAGCCTGAAACGGCGCCGGTTCGGCAAAGTGAAGGCTGAAGCCACGGTGGAGGACAAGCTGGTGTGCTCGGGGGAGCTGATGTTCTCGCTGGTGGACTGA